A genomic stretch from Prochlorococcus marinus str. MIT 9312 includes:
- a CDS encoding DUF3134 family protein has protein sequence MDSNKLKIRLEDISEVNPALTCYHRDDPAPVLPLRDEPDLLSWLENTGRLVAEKEGDSQEISTIEEEELSALMGEKEDYKTEEDSSEDDWED, from the coding sequence ATGGATTCAAATAAACTAAAAATTAGATTAGAAGATATTTCTGAAGTTAATCCCGCTTTAACTTGCTACCACAGAGATGATCCAGCTCCTGTTTTACCATTAAGAGATGAACCAGATCTACTATCTTGGCTTGAAAATACAGGAAGGCTTGTTGCTGAAAAAGAGGGAGATTCACAAGAGATTAGTACAATAGAAGAAGAAGAGCTATCAGCACTTATGGGAGAAAAAGAAGATTATAAAACTGAAGAAGACTCTTCAGAAGATGATTGGGAAGATTAA
- the mraY gene encoding phospho-N-acetylmuramoyl-pentapeptide-transferase yields the protein MIGKIKKFNFKSLLILNTFALIATSYLFNNFIFIGVYTLFFFISLFTTKNGIKIIKKLNLLQNIRTEGPANHLKKSDTPTMGGVFMVIPFLIFLLIININLGSLKLFLLLLTIFGFFITGFVDDFLSIKKEQNTGLKTKEKFFLQSIIAIIFIFLAYEKDLINPLITVSDSWQINMNIFTLPISFLVLVGISNSVNLTDGLDGLAAGCSGIVFYGLGTEILMKEQQELIIFSILCYSMSGICLGFLKYNSYPAKIFMGDTGSLSIGAILGSIALLTNSVFTLSIFSGIFIIESLSVMIQVGVFKITKKLFHNGKRIFLMAPLHHHFELKGVKEQKIVENFWKINILLVILGIVLKINL from the coding sequence ATGATTGGGAAGATTAAAAAGTTTAACTTTAAATCATTATTAATATTAAATACTTTTGCTTTAATAGCTACTTCCTATTTGTTTAATAATTTTATTTTTATAGGAGTTTACACATTATTTTTTTTTATTTCTTTATTCACAACAAAGAATGGTATAAAAATAATCAAAAAATTAAATTTACTTCAAAATATTAGAACTGAAGGTCCTGCTAATCACTTGAAGAAAAGTGATACACCAACAATGGGTGGGGTTTTTATGGTAATACCTTTTTTAATTTTTCTTTTGATAATAAATATAAATTTAGGTTCTCTAAAATTATTCCTTTTATTACTTACTATTTTTGGTTTCTTTATTACAGGTTTTGTAGATGATTTTTTAAGCATTAAAAAAGAGCAGAATACAGGATTAAAAACAAAAGAAAAATTTTTCTTACAAAGTATCATTGCAATAATTTTTATATTTTTAGCCTATGAAAAAGATTTAATAAATCCATTAATTACAGTATCTGACTCCTGGCAAATAAATATGAACATTTTCACATTGCCAATTTCTTTTTTAGTATTAGTTGGCATAAGTAATTCAGTAAATTTGACTGATGGACTAGATGGATTAGCCGCTGGATGTAGTGGGATTGTCTTTTATGGCTTGGGAACAGAAATATTAATGAAAGAACAGCAAGAGCTAATTATTTTTAGTATTTTATGTTATTCAATGTCTGGGATATGTTTAGGATTTCTAAAATACAATAGTTATCCTGCAAAAATATTTATGGGTGATACAGGTTCTTTAAGTATTGGTGCAATTCTCGGTTCTATAGCGTTATTAACCAATAGTGTTTTTACCTTATCTATTTTCTCAGGAATCTTCATTATTGAATCTTTATCAGTAATGATTCAAGTAGGGGTTTTTAAAATTACAAAAAAATTATTTCACAATGGGAAACGCATATTTTTAATGGCACCACTGCACCACCATTTTGAACTTAAAGGAGTTAAGGAACAAAAAATAGTGGAAAATTTTTGGAAAATCAACATTTTGCTTGTGATTTTAGGTATAGTTTTAAAAATCAATCTTTAA
- a CDS encoding glycosyltransferase: MRFKFLYLHLHGLIRSKNLELGRDADTGGQTQYVLELVKSLANTSDVDQVDLVTRLIKDSKVDDQYSQEEEFVEPGVRILRFKFGPNKYLRKELLWPYLDHLTESLISYYKKNKKPNFIHAHYADAGYVGVKLSKSLKVPLIFTGHSLGREKKRKLLDAGLTTNKIEKLYSISKRIEAEEKALNSADIVVTSTKQESVYQYSQYSSFSTHKAKVIPPGVDHKKFHHIHSTTETAEIDNMMQPFLKDSTKPPLLTISRAVRRKNIPSLIEAYGRSEKLKRKTNLILILGCRDSTSKLDPQQKDVFHNIFETIDKYNLYGKVAYPKKHLPSQIPSLYRWAASKGGLFVNPALTEPFGLTLLEASSCGLPIISTNDGGPKEIHSKCENGLLVDVTDINKLKVILEKGISNNEQWKLWSRNGIEGVNRHYSWNNHVRNYLSILTDEFASSNSYSSSDIKQSCLKGSSSLIKPH; this comes from the coding sequence ATGAGGTTTAAATTTTTATATTTACATTTACATGGTCTTATACGCTCTAAAAATCTTGAATTAGGGAGAGATGCAGATACAGGAGGTCAAACACAATACGTTTTAGAGTTAGTTAAAAGTTTGGCTAATACTTCTGATGTTGACCAAGTAGATTTAGTCACTCGTTTAATAAAAGACTCTAAAGTTGACGATCAATATTCGCAAGAAGAAGAATTTGTAGAGCCTGGAGTTAGAATTTTAAGATTTAAATTTGGACCTAATAAATATTTAAGAAAGGAATTGCTTTGGCCTTATTTAGATCATTTAACTGAAAGCCTTATTTCTTACTATAAAAAAAATAAAAAGCCTAATTTTATACATGCACATTATGCAGATGCTGGATATGTAGGCGTTAAATTAAGTAAATCCTTAAAAGTTCCACTTATTTTTACTGGTCATTCTTTAGGAAGAGAAAAAAAGAGGAAATTGCTTGATGCTGGCTTAACAACTAATAAAATAGAAAAGCTTTATTCCATCAGTAAAAGAATTGAGGCAGAAGAAAAAGCGTTAAATTCCGCAGATATTGTTGTAACAAGCACTAAACAAGAGTCAGTTTATCAATATTCCCAATATTCTTCTTTTTCAACTCACAAAGCTAAAGTAATTCCGCCAGGAGTTGATCATAAAAAATTTCACCATATTCACTCGACAACAGAGACAGCTGAAATTGACAATATGATGCAACCTTTTTTAAAGGATTCTACAAAACCTCCATTATTGACTATTTCAAGAGCTGTACGAAGAAAAAATATCCCCTCTTTGATTGAGGCATACGGAAGATCTGAAAAATTAAAAAGAAAAACCAATTTAATTTTGATTTTGGGTTGTCGAGATAGTACTTCAAAACTTGACCCTCAACAAAAAGATGTATTCCATAACATTTTCGAAACAATTGATAAATATAATTTGTATGGAAAGGTAGCTTATCCAAAAAAACATCTTCCAAGTCAGATACCTTCTTTGTATAGGTGGGCTGCTAGTAAAGGGGGGTTATTTGTAAATCCAGCTTTAACAGAGCCTTTTGGTTTAACACTTCTTGAAGCTTCTTCTTGTGGATTGCCAATAATATCAACAAATGATGGAGGACCAAAAGAAATTCACTCAAAATGTGAAAATGGACTTCTAGTAGATGTTACTGATATTAATAAGTTGAAAGTTATTCTTGAAAAAGGAATTTCTAATAATGAACAGTGGAAATTATGGAGCAGAAATGGAATTGAGGGTGTTAATAGGCATTACAGTTGGAACAATCATGTACGCAATTATTTATCAATACTTACAGACGAGTTTGCAAGTTCAAATAGTTATTCTTCATCCGATATTAAACAGAGTTGTTTAAAAGGAAGTTCTTCACTTATAAAACCCCATTGA
- the uvrA gene encoding excinuclease ABC subunit UvrA → MVNKIDNSFEEDNSINIRGARQHNLKNIDLSLPRNKFIVFTGVSGSGKSSLAFDTIFAEGQRRYVESLSAYARQFLGQVDKPDVDNIEGLSPAISIDQKSTSHNPRSTVGTVTEIQDYLRLLFGRAGEPHCHHCGIPIAPQTIDEMVDQILLLPEGTRYQLLAPVVRGKKGTHTKLISGLAAEGFARVRINDEVRELADSIELDKNQIHNIEVVVDRLIAREGIQERLNDSLQTCLKRGDGLAIVEVVPKKGENLPPNLEREKLYSENYACPVHGSIVEELSPRLFSFNSPYGACPDCHGIGYLKKFTADRVIPDKTLPVYAAIAPWSEKDNTYYFSLLYSVGQAYGFELKTPWKDLSDLQKKVLLLGSDKPILIQADSRFKTASGFERPFEGILPILERQLNEANGESVKQKLEKYLELVPCKTCSGKRLRPEALAVKIGPYNITDLTSVSVSETLTHVERIMGVGKTQKENISLSEKQKQIGELVLKEIRLRLKFLINVGLDYLTLDRPAMTLSGGEAQRIRLATQIGAGLTGVLYVLDEPSIGLHQRDNDRLLETLKSLRDLGNTLVVVEHDEDTMKSADYLVDIGPGAGIYGGEIIAKGSYQDVLKSERSITGAYLSGRKSIPTPKKRRSSIKKSLILNNCSKNNLKNVSVEFPLGRLVSVTGVSGSGKSTLINELLHPALCHSLGLKVPFPKGVEELKGIKAIDKVIVIDQSPIGRTPRSNPATYTGAFDPIRQIFTATVEAKARGYQAGQFSFNVKGGRCEACKGQGVNVIEMNFLPDVYVQCEVCKGARFNRETLQVKYKGFNISDVLEMTVEQAAETFSAIPQASDRLSTLVDVGLGYVKLGQPAPTLSGGEAQRVKLATELSKRATGKTLYLIDEPTTGLSFYDVHKLMDVIQRLVDKGNSVIVIEHNLDVIRCSDWIIDLGPDGGDKGGEIIAEGIPEDVAKHPKSHTAKYLKKVLK, encoded by the coding sequence TTTAAAAAATATTGACCTTTCTCTACCTAGAAATAAATTTATAGTTTTTACAGGTGTTAGTGGAAGCGGTAAAAGTTCTTTAGCTTTTGATACGATTTTTGCTGAAGGTCAAAGAAGATATGTTGAGAGTCTTTCTGCATACGCAAGGCAATTTTTGGGACAAGTAGATAAACCTGATGTTGATAATATTGAGGGCTTATCACCTGCTATTTCAATTGATCAAAAATCTACAAGTCATAATCCTCGATCAACAGTTGGAACAGTAACAGAGATACAAGATTATCTAAGATTGTTGTTTGGTCGCGCTGGTGAGCCGCATTGTCATCACTGTGGGATTCCAATTGCGCCTCAAACAATTGATGAAATGGTTGATCAAATTCTTCTATTGCCAGAAGGAACGAGGTATCAATTGTTGGCCCCTGTTGTAAGAGGTAAAAAAGGAACACATACAAAATTAATAAGTGGATTAGCTGCTGAGGGCTTCGCTAGGGTAAGAATCAACGACGAGGTAAGAGAACTTGCTGATAGTATTGAATTAGATAAAAATCAAATTCATAATATTGAGGTAGTAGTTGATAGATTAATTGCAAGAGAAGGAATACAAGAAAGATTGAATGATTCTCTACAAACTTGTCTTAAAAGAGGCGATGGTTTGGCAATAGTAGAAGTTGTTCCAAAAAAAGGAGAAAACTTACCTCCTAACTTAGAGAGAGAAAAACTTTACTCAGAAAATTATGCCTGTCCAGTTCATGGTTCTATTGTCGAGGAACTTTCTCCTAGATTATTTTCCTTTAACAGCCCATATGGGGCCTGTCCAGACTGTCATGGGATTGGTTATTTAAAAAAATTTACTGCTGATAGAGTTATACCAGATAAAACATTACCTGTTTATGCTGCAATAGCGCCTTGGAGTGAAAAAGATAATACTTATTACTTCTCTTTACTTTATTCTGTAGGACAAGCTTATGGTTTTGAATTGAAAACTCCTTGGAAAGATTTAAGTGATTTGCAAAAAAAAGTTCTACTTTTGGGATCAGATAAACCGATATTAATTCAAGCTGATAGTCGTTTTAAAACTGCTAGTGGTTTTGAAAGACCTTTTGAGGGTATTTTACCAATATTAGAAAGGCAGTTGAATGAAGCTAATGGAGAATCAGTTAAACAAAAATTAGAAAAGTATCTAGAATTAGTTCCTTGTAAGACATGTTCTGGAAAAAGACTAAGACCTGAGGCTTTGGCCGTTAAAATTGGTCCATACAATATTACTGACTTAACTTCTGTAAGCGTTTCTGAAACCCTAACTCACGTTGAGCGCATAATGGGAGTAGGGAAGACTCAGAAGGAAAATATATCTTTATCAGAAAAACAAAAGCAGATAGGTGAATTGGTTTTAAAAGAGATTCGTTTACGTTTGAAGTTTTTAATTAATGTTGGTCTAGATTATTTAACTTTAGATAGACCAGCTATGACTTTGTCTGGCGGAGAAGCTCAGCGTATCAGATTAGCTACTCAAATAGGCGCAGGTCTTACTGGTGTTCTATATGTATTAGATGAACCAAGTATTGGGTTACATCAGAGAGACAATGACAGATTATTAGAAACATTAAAAAGCTTAAGAGACTTAGGAAATACTTTAGTTGTTGTTGAACATGACGAAGATACTATGAAATCTGCAGATTATTTAGTAGATATTGGCCCAGGGGCAGGTATTTATGGTGGGGAAATTATTGCTAAGGGATCATATCAAGATGTCTTAAAATCAGAGAGGTCAATAACTGGGGCTTATCTTAGTGGTAGGAAGTCGATTCCTACTCCAAAAAAACGTAGATCATCTATTAAAAAAAGTTTAATTTTAAATAATTGTTCTAAAAATAATTTAAAAAATGTATCGGTAGAATTTCCTTTAGGAAGATTAGTTTCTGTAACTGGTGTTAGCGGTAGTGGGAAAAGTACCTTAATAAATGAATTACTTCACCCTGCCTTGTGTCATTCTCTAGGATTAAAAGTTCCTTTTCCTAAAGGGGTAGAAGAGTTAAAGGGTATAAAGGCAATTGATAAAGTTATCGTTATTGATCAATCTCCAATAGGAAGAACACCAAGATCAAACCCTGCCACCTATACAGGTGCTTTTGACCCTATAAGGCAGATATTTACCGCCACAGTGGAAGCCAAAGCCAGGGGTTATCAGGCTGGTCAGTTTAGTTTTAATGTGAAAGGAGGAAGATGCGAAGCGTGTAAAGGTCAGGGAGTTAATGTTATCGAAATGAATTTCCTACCTGATGTGTATGTTCAATGCGAAGTGTGCAAAGGAGCTAGGTTTAATAGGGAAACTCTTCAAGTTAAATATAAAGGCTTTAATATATCTGATGTTTTAGAGATGACTGTTGAACAAGCTGCAGAAACTTTTTCTGCCATACCTCAAGCTTCTGATAGATTATCTACACTTGTGGATGTCGGCTTAGGATATGTCAAATTAGGCCAACCTGCCCCTACATTATCTGGCGGAGAGGCTCAAAGAGTTAAGTTAGCTACAGAATTATCTAAAAGGGCTACTGGAAAAACTCTGTATTTAATTGATGAACCAACTACAGGTTTAAGTTTTTATGATGTTCATAAATTAATGGATGTGATACAACGTTTGGTAGATAAAGGGAATTCTGTAATTGTTATCGAACACAATTTAGATGTAATTAGATGTTCTGATTGGATCATTGATTTAGGACCTGATGGAGGAGATAAAGGTGGCGAAATTATTGCAGAAGGTATTCCTGAAGATGTAGCGAAACATCCCAAAAGCCATACAGCAAAATATCTTAAAAAAGTTCTCAAATAA